The segment GAGCGCTGGTCAGGCGCCGCCGACCGTAATGGTGGGCGCGACAGGGATTGAACCTGTGACCCCACCCGTGTGAAGGGTGTGCTCTACCGCTGAGCTACGCGCCCGTCCTGGCGAACTCCCAACCTGGTCGGGATGCGGACAGGGGCGCGCCTTTGCCACCCGGTTGGCTGCTTGGCAAGCGCCTAAGCCACCAGCGCGATCAACCGGGCGACCCAGCCAGACAGCGCCGCCTCATCTGCCCGCTGCACGGTTCCGGCGCACTCCAGGCAATACGCCTGCATTCCCTGTACCCTGGTCAGCCGATCGGCGTCCCCGGCCAGTTGTGCCAGCACCGACTGGCGGCGCGCGGTGAGGACGCCGAACACGTCGCTCGCGCCGGCGCTTCGCTCGCTTTCCCCGATCAACAGCTGGCGCAGCAGCGTGTCGCCGACGCCTCGCTGTTCACCCAGGTATTCGGCGTGCCAGTCGCCATCGCCCAGCTTGGCCTGCCCGGCCACCCACGCCAGCGCGTCCTGCAAGCCGCCGTGCTGATCGACGAGGCCGATCTGGCGCGCGGTGCCGCCGTCCCACACGCGGCCCTGGCCAACGGCATCAACCCGTTCGCGGGTCATCTTGCGCGATTGCGCAACCCGGGTGATGAAGTCGCCATAACCGTTCTCGATATAGCCCTGGAGTAGGGCGTCGACCTCTGGCGTGAAGCCTGACACCAGATCGGGCTGGCCCGACAACGGCGTCGTCTTCACTCCATCGGCGTTGAGACCCCAGCGCGCGGCGGCCCGTTCGAACGTTGGCACCACCGCGAAAATCCCGATCGAACCGGTGATCGTACTCGGCTCGGCGAAGATGCGCTGCGCCGGGGTCGACACCCAGTAGCCGCCACTGGCTGCGACGTTGGCCATCGACACGGCGACGGGAATCCCCTTCGCCTTGTGCCGCATGATGGCGCGCCGGATTGCCTCGCTCGCCATAACCGAGCCGCCGGGGGAATCGACCCGCACCACCAGGCCCTTAAGGTCATCGTCGAGCGCGTCGTCGAGCACCTGGGCGATTCGGTCGCCGCCCGCGGTCCCGGGGCCCGCTTCGCCATCGACGATGTTGCCCGCGATCGTGACGACCCCGATTGCGCCGCCCGCTTTTTCTAGCGGGTTGTCCGCCAGCCATGGATCGAGTTCGGTCCTGGCGTAAGCGCCGGGGCTGTCGTCCCACTTGTCTTCGCCCACGATCCGGGCGACGCGCTGGCCGAACGCGACCTTGTCGCCCAGTTGATCCACCAGACCGGCCTTTTTCGCCGCGGTCGCCGGATCGAATCCCGCCGACTGCAGCCAGCCCACCGGATCAGCGGTGATCGCTGCAACCTGCGCCTTGGGCCGCGCCTTGGCGACGTTTGCCTGCCATTCGCTCCACAATGCCCCGTAAAGCTGGGCGTAATTCTCGCGCGCCGGCTCGGACATTTCATTCAGGTAGTAGGGTTCGACCGCGCTCTTGTAGGTACCCACCTTGTAGATCCGGGCGTTGACATCGAGGTTGCGGAGCAGCTCACCGTAATACAGGCGGTTGCCGCCCGGCCCGGTAATCACCGCTCCGCCGAGCGGGTCGACCCAGACCTCGCTGGCGTGGCTCGCCAGCATGACCCCGCTGTCGGTATAGGCGACGGCCCAGGTCAGCACCGGCTTCCTCGCCGCGCGCACCCGGTCGAGCGCAGCGCCCACGTCCTCGATATGCACCTGGCCCCCGCCGACAAAACGCGACAGGTCGAGCACGACCGCCTTGATCCGGTCATCGGTGGCGGCGGCGTCGAGCGCGTGTACCAGGTCCTGCACATCGTACTCGCCGGCGGGCACCTGGCCCGAGAGCAGCGTGCTGACGAGGTCGGGCTGGCTCTTTTCTTCCACGATAATGCCATCGAGATCGATCAGCAGCGCCCCGTCGCGCACCGCCGCGGGGCTGGGGCGGGCAGTGAGCACCGCATAGAGCGCGAAGAAGAACAGCAGCAGGAACAGCAAGCTGAGGCCATCCTTGACGGCGAC is part of the Altererythrobacter sp. TH136 genome and harbors:
- the sppA gene encoding signal peptide peptidase SppA, yielding MSFARKVWHLIVAVKDGLSLLFLLLFFFALYAVLTARPSPAAVRDGALLIDLDGIIVEEKSQPDLVSTLLSGQVPAGEYDVQDLVHALDAAATDDRIKAVVLDLSRFVGGGQVHIEDVGAALDRVRAARKPVLTWAVAYTDSGVMLASHASEVWVDPLGGAVITGPGGNRLYYGELLRNLDVNARIYKVGTYKSAVEPYYLNEMSEPARENYAQLYGALWSEWQANVAKARPKAQVAAITADPVGWLQSAGFDPATAAKKAGLVDQLGDKVAFGQRVARIVGEDKWDDSPGAYARTELDPWLADNPLEKAGGAIGVVTIAGNIVDGEAGPGTAGGDRIAQVLDDALDDDLKGLVVRVDSPGGSVMASEAIRRAIMRHKAKGIPVAVSMANVAASGGYWVSTPAQRIFAEPSTITGSIGIFAVVPTFERAAARWGLNADGVKTTPLSGQPDLVSGFTPEVDALLQGYIENGYGDFITRVAQSRKMTRERVDAVGQGRVWDGGTARQIGLVDQHGGLQDALAWVAGQAKLGDGDWHAEYLGEQRGVGDTLLRQLLIGESERSAGASDVFGVLTARRQSVLAQLAGDADRLTRVQGMQAYCLECAGTVQRADEAALSGWVARLIALVA